A section of the Streptomyces xinghaiensis S187 genome encodes:
- a CDS encoding DUF881 domain-containing protein has translation MSNPADPAPEPRLPAPRRPGWHPVRLLTAGIFALAGLLFWTSFNTAQGTNLRTDDSLLELSDLIQERSRENARLDDRSAAVRAEIDRLARRDDGSTDAQDRKLDALEKAAGTEKVSGPGLTVTLTDAPPDATARTPGAPDPQPNDLVIHQQDLQAVVNALWQGGAKGIRVMDQRLISTSAVRCVGNTLILQGRVYSPPYVVTAVGDTGSLQQALNDSPAIENYLRYVDAYGLGWEVERHDAVTLRGHAGTVDLQHATPVQR, from the coding sequence GTGAGCAATCCGGCGGATCCCGCCCCCGAACCCCGCCTCCCCGCGCCCCGGAGGCCGGGATGGCATCCGGTGCGGCTCCTCACGGCAGGCATCTTCGCCCTGGCCGGCCTGCTGTTCTGGACCAGTTTCAATACTGCTCAGGGTACCAATCTCCGCACCGACGACTCCCTGCTGGAACTCTCCGATCTCATCCAGGAACGCAGCCGGGAGAACGCCCGGCTCGACGACCGGTCCGCCGCCGTGCGCGCCGAGATCGACCGGCTGGCCCGGCGCGACGACGGCAGCACCGACGCCCAGGACCGGAAGCTGGACGCCCTGGAGAAGGCCGCCGGCACCGAGAAGGTCAGCGGGCCCGGCCTGACCGTCACCCTCACCGACGCCCCGCCGGACGCCACGGCCCGCACCCCCGGCGCCCCCGACCCCCAGCCCAACGATCTCGTCATCCACCAGCAGGACCTCCAGGCCGTGGTCAACGCCCTCTGGCAGGGCGGCGCCAAGGGCATCCGCGTCATGGACCAGCGGCTCATCTCCACCAGCGCGGTCCGCTGCGTCGGCAACACCCTGATCCTGCAGGGCCGGGTCTACTCGCCGCCGTACGTGGTCACCGCGGTCGGTGACACCGGGTCCCTCCAGCAGGCGCTCAACGACTCCCCGGCGATCGAGAACTACCTCCGCTACGTCGACGCGTACGGCCTGGGCTGGGAGGTGGAGCGGCACGACGCCGTGACCCTGCGCGGCCACGCCGGCACCGTCGACCTCCAGCACGCGACCCCGGTGCAGAGGTGA
- a CDS encoding aminodeoxychorismate/anthranilate synthase component II, with protein MSARILVVDNYDSFVFNLVQYLYQLGAECEVVRNDAVELGHARDGFDGVLLSPGPGTPEEAGVCVDMVRHCADTGVPVFGVCLGMQSMAVAFGGVVGRAPELLHGKTSLVHHGGEGVFRDLPTPFTATRYHSLAVERDTVPAELRITAWTGGDGPENGIAMGLRHRELPVEGVQFHPESVLTEWGHRMLANWLAECGDGGAVERSVGLAPVVGKAAA; from the coding sequence GTGAGCGCGCGCATCCTCGTCGTGGACAACTACGACAGCTTCGTCTTCAACCTCGTCCAGTACCTCTACCAGCTCGGCGCCGAGTGCGAGGTGGTCCGGAACGACGCGGTGGAGCTCGGCCACGCCCGGGACGGCTTCGACGGCGTCCTGCTCTCCCCCGGCCCCGGCACCCCCGAGGAGGCGGGCGTCTGCGTGGACATGGTGCGCCACTGCGCGGACACCGGCGTCCCGGTCTTCGGCGTCTGCCTGGGCATGCAGTCCATGGCGGTGGCCTTCGGCGGCGTCGTCGGGCGGGCCCCCGAACTGCTGCACGGCAAGACCTCCCTGGTGCACCACGGCGGTGAGGGCGTCTTCCGGGACCTGCCCACACCGTTCACGGCCACCCGCTACCACTCGCTCGCGGTCGAGCGGGACACCGTGCCCGCCGAGCTGCGGATCACCGCCTGGACGGGCGGGGACGGCCCGGAGAACGGCATCGCCATGGGGCTGCGCCACCGCGAACTCCCGGTCGAGGGAGTGCAGTTCCACCCGGAGTCGGTCCTCACCGAATGGGGGCACCGGATGCTGGCGAACTGGCTCGCCGAGTGCGGGGACGGCGGCGCGGTGGAACGGTCGGTGGGTCTCGCACCGGTGGTCGGCAAGGCCGCCGCGTGA
- a CDS encoding class E sortase, which produces MTALRPERDSSRAPYEGGGTPPYDEPVSFPADGGPGDPLSGPLPGSPRHARPGGGGTVPGYGETHAAAAHSGRYDDPYAPPAARPHEEFPAEAYPRSPAFRAVADPLAPPADPVRSGYGSAPAEPYGGAQAPRTHRRGPSPFTAGLAAVSGAPEAPAAPDPAVPPGPAAAPGDDRTVTLRAPEPPADEATVALRIADIPATDTGAGGADPAAGVPATGGRAARRKAAQSGGRRHGSGRRARRPGTAAAGGAAATAAAATAPGGSGAAAAPCSRVEARRLARARKDSPGVIASRVLGETFITVGVLMLLFVTYQLWWTNVLANQQAGGAASNLQEEWDKGGGEKTENRDPGVFSPGEGFAIMYIPKLDVKVPIAEGIDKHKVLDRGMAGHYAEGKLKTAMPWDEKGNFAVAGHRNTHGEPFRYINKLKPGDEIIVETRDTYYIYAMASILPQTPPSNISVIDPVPKQSGFTGPGRYVTLTTCTPEFTSTYRMIVWGKMVDERPRSEGKPDALVG; this is translated from the coding sequence GTGACCGCCCTCCGCCCCGAACGGGACAGCTCCCGCGCCCCGTACGAGGGCGGCGGGACGCCGCCGTACGACGAGCCCGTCTCGTTCCCGGCGGACGGCGGGCCGGGCGACCCGCTGAGCGGTCCCCTCCCCGGCTCCCCCCGGCACGCCCGCCCCGGCGGCGGAGGCACCGTGCCCGGTTACGGCGAGACGCACGCCGCGGCCGCCCACTCCGGGAGGTACGACGACCCGTACGCCCCGCCGGCCGCCCGCCCGCACGAGGAGTTCCCGGCCGAGGCGTACCCCCGGAGCCCGGCCTTCCGGGCCGTGGCGGACCCCCTGGCGCCTCCGGCCGACCCGGTGCGGAGCGGCTACGGAAGCGCCCCCGCGGAGCCCTACGGAGGCGCTCAGGCGCCCCGGACGCACCGGCGGGGCCCCAGCCCCTTCACCGCCGGGCTGGCGGCCGTCTCCGGCGCCCCGGAGGCCCCCGCCGCACCGGACCCGGCGGTTCCGCCCGGCCCCGCCGCGGCCCCCGGCGACGACCGCACGGTCACCCTGCGCGCCCCGGAACCGCCCGCGGACGAGGCCACGGTGGCCCTGCGCATCGCCGACATCCCGGCCACGGACACCGGGGCCGGCGGCGCGGACCCGGCCGCCGGGGTCCCCGCCACCGGCGGCCGGGCGGCCCGGCGCAAGGCCGCGCAGAGCGGCGGCCGGCGGCACGGGAGCGGCCGGCGTGCCCGCCGTCCCGGAACCGCCGCGGCCGGCGGTGCGGCCGCGACCGCCGCCGCTGCCACGGCTCCGGGCGGCTCCGGTGCCGCCGCGGCGCCGTGCTCCCGGGTCGAGGCCCGGCGGCTGGCGCGGGCCCGCAAGGACAGCCCCGGGGTGATCGCCAGCCGGGTGCTCGGTGAGACGTTCATCACGGTCGGCGTGCTGATGCTGCTGTTCGTCACCTACCAGCTGTGGTGGACGAACGTCCTGGCGAACCAGCAGGCCGGTGGCGCCGCCAGCAACCTCCAGGAGGAGTGGGACAAGGGCGGCGGCGAGAAGACCGAGAACCGGGACCCGGGCGTCTTCTCGCCCGGCGAGGGCTTTGCGATCATGTACATCCCCAAGCTGGACGTGAAGGTCCCGATCGCCGAGGGGATCGACAAGCACAAGGTGCTCGACCGGGGCATGGCCGGGCACTACGCCGAGGGCAAGCTGAAGACAGCCATGCCCTGGGACGAGAAGGGCAACTTCGCGGTGGCCGGGCACCGCAACACCCACGGCGAGCCGTTCCGCTACATCAACAAGCTGAAGCCGGGCGACGAGATCATCGTCGAGACGCGAGACACGTACTACATCTACGCGATGGCGAGCATCCTCCCCCAGACCCCGCCGTCCAACATCAGCGTGATCGACCCGGTGCCGAAGCAGTCGGGCTTCACCGGACCCGGCAGGTATGTCACCCTCACCACCTGCACCCCGGAGTTCACCAGTACGTACCGGATGATCGTCTGGGGCAAGATGGTCGACGAACGGCCGCGGAGCGAGGGCAAGCCCGACGCGCTCGTCGGCTGA